The following proteins are co-located in the Calliphora vicina chromosome 2, idCalVici1.1, whole genome shotgun sequence genome:
- the rho-6 gene encoding rhomboid-related protein 2, which yields MPKETNLNLLNHAKKVEHKEFINDLEYNKRIWKVPWFILIMCFLQISLYWIACMRQQLMFMPETINEYWRYFTYMLLHSDVLHLSMNVCLQFVIGFCLESEQGHLKVACIYVIGGVAGSLATLYLQPQLSLMGASAGVYAMLMSHIPHLLKNFHNLPYRYLRILALVILFISDMCFTTFHVLINHNTNPRICLEAHAAGAISGVVFGFLIFSANYAKTLTRRRLRAEGRGCDQTV from the exons ATGCctaaagaaacaaatttaaatttattgaaccACGCTAAGAAAGTTGAACACAAAGAATTTATAAATGATTTGGAATATAATAAACGTATTTGGAAGGTGCCCTGGTTTATATTGATAATGTGCTTCCTACAG ATCTCTTTGTATTGGATTGCCTGCATGCGCCAGCAATTAATGTTTATGCCGGAAACAATCAATGAATATTGGAGATATTTCACTTATATGCTGCTGCATTCGGATGTGTTGCATTTGTCGATGAATGTGTGTCTGCAG TTCgttattggtttttgtttggAAAGTGAACAAGGTCATTTGAAAGTAGCATGTATTTATGTTATTGGCGGAGTTGCTGGTTCATTGGCCACTCTTTATTTGCAGCCACAACTGTCACTAATGGGTGCTTCAGCCGGTGTCTATGCCATGTTGATGAGCCACATACCACATTTGCTAAAG aATTTTCATAATTTGCCCTATCGTTATTTGCGTATTTTGGCTCTggtgattttatttataagtgACATGTGTTTTACCACATTCCATGTTCTCATCAATCACAATACGAATCCACGTATTTGTTTGGAAGCTCATGCAGCCGGTGCCATTAGCGGTGTGGTGtttggatttttaatatttagtgcaAACTATGCAAAGACTTTGACAAGAAGGAGACTGAGGGCTGAAGGCAGAGGTTGTGATCAAACAGTATGA
- the Gr33a gene encoding gustatory and pheromone receptor 33a: MFLKSALVSSEKLVVKYLGSLSLCVIPVKKEVEIYGVVPYERLNAKSNIFISYVQMYVVPLFYLTCFGLVSFGSFGVYKQSGCDSICRLGNSLFIHLGLFLYLSTHFLTLWRRKQFFIEFQKSLDDIDVHLRKCDEVGVKKEKKNEPKYLYYATWFVVIVCFSVAMVYDIKELLYYYNEYFFIVFVVSNFPYSSSSIVLGQFIYFVAEISKRFRMLNELFERINRESERKHAPLMIFDIESEVKKDLPANQELRHRHIVDHVSITEDSDEFNDDVNDFNDAETIPVDVPTSETNLPELFKLHDKILSLSVLTNAQYGPQCVPYMAVCFVITIFGIFLQTKVFFVVGGKSRLLDYVVFLYLLWSLTTMLVAYLVLRLCCNANGYSKQSAMIVHEIMQKKPAFMLGNDVYYNKMKSFTLQFLHWEGYFQFNGIGLFTLDYTFIFSTVSAATSYLIVLLQFDMSSILKQEGLL, translated from the exons aTTTATGGTGTCGTGCCTTATGAGCGTCTAAATGccaaatcaaatattttcattagcTACGTGCAAATGTATGTAGTACCTTTATTCTATTTGACCTGCTTTGGTCTGGTTAGCTTTGGCTCGTTTGGGGTTTATAAGCAAAGTGGTTGTGATAGCATCTGTCGTTTGGGCAATTCGCTTTTTATACACTTGGGTCTGTTTCTGTACCTATCGACACATTTCCTAACACTGTGGCGTCGTAAACAATTCtttattgaatttcaaaaatctcTGGACGATATTGATGTGCATCTTCGGAAATGCGATGAGGTGGGTGTGAAAAAGGAGAAGAAAAACGAGCCAAAATATCTATATTATGCCACCTGGTTTGTGGTCATTGTATGCTTTAGTGTGGCCATGGTGTATGATATTAAGGAATTGTTATA ttattataacgaatacttttttattgttttcgttgTCTCGAACTTTCCCTATTCTTCGTCCAGCATTGTTTTGggtcaatttatttattttgtggcTGAAATTTCTAAACGTTTTAGAATGCTTAATGAACTGTTTGAGAGAATTAATCGTGAGAGTGAACGTAAACATGCTCCTTTAATGATTTTCGACATTGAATCGGAAGTGAAAAAGGATTTACCAGCGAATCAAGAGCTAAGACATCGTCATATTGTGGATCATGTTTCGATTACTGAGGACAGTGATGAGTTCAATGATGATGTGAATGATTTTAACGATGCCGAAACTATACCAGTGGACGT TCCCACCTCCGAAACCAATCTGCCCGAGCTCTTCAAGCTGCACGATAAAATTCTCTCCCTTAGTGTGCTCACCAACGCTCAATACGGACCGCAGTGTGTTCCCTATATGGCCGTTTGCTTTGTCATAACCATCTTTGGCATATTTCTGCAGACAAAAGTGTTTTTCGTAGTTGGCGGCAAGAGTCGTCTACTGGATTATGTGGTATTCCTCTATCTGCTGTGGAGTTTGACAACGATGCTGGTGGCGTATTTAGTTTTACGTCTGTGCTGTAATGCCAACGGGTATTCGAAGCAATCAGCCATGATTGTCCATGAGATAATGCAAAAGAAGCCCGCATTTATGTTGGGCAATGATGTCTACTACAATAAAATGAAATCGTTTACATTGCAGTTTTTACACTGGGAGGGATACTTTCAATTCAATGGCATTGGCTTGTTTACTTTGGattatacatttatattttcg accGTAAGCGCTGCTACTTCGTATCTGATTGTGTTGCTTCAATTCGATATGAGTTCAATATTGAAGCAAGAAGGATTATTGTAA